One genomic segment of Erysipelotrichaceae bacterium 66202529 includes these proteins:
- a CDS encoding SDR family oxidoreductase: MGKNILLTSGTSGIGKAIAMKLLNELKNTDVYILINYGHDDTAAGDFYSMLSAEEQSHVDFVKADMSSYDGIDTITAKLDEKNKSIDWLILNTGISSYMPFEEYTPELWDRIMKTNVSVPVFLIKALKNQMNVNGSIVLMGSHAGQEPYSSSLVYSVSKAAVLFLAKSLVKIFEDKQIRVNAIAPGFIETKWQKNRTEASRDVVNRKIALHRFGRPEEVADLCYHIVTNGYLNGAVFDIHGGYNYF, encoded by the coding sequence ATGGGAAAGAATATTTTACTGACATCCGGCACATCTGGGATTGGAAAAGCGATTGCTATGAAATTATTAAATGAACTGAAAAATACGGATGTCTATATTTTAATCAATTATGGTCATGATGATACAGCAGCAGGTGATTTTTATTCTATGCTGTCAGCAGAAGAACAATCGCATGTAGATTTTGTAAAAGCAGATATGTCATCATATGACGGAATTGATACGATAACAGCAAAACTGGATGAAAAAAACAAGAGTATAGATTGGCTGATTCTAAATACCGGTATTAGCTCTTACATGCCTTTTGAAGAATATACACCGGAATTATGGGATCGTATTATGAAAACCAATGTTAGTGTTCCTGTATTTCTGATAAAAGCATTAAAAAATCAAATGAATGTAAATGGCAGTATCGTCCTCATGGGATCTCATGCCGGACAGGAACCGTATTCATCTTCTTTAGTATATAGCGTTTCAAAAGCCGCAGTGCTTTTTTTAGCAAAGTCCTTAGTAAAAATTTTTGAGGATAAACAAATTCGTGTAAATGCGATTGCTCCAGGATTTATAGAAACTAAGTGGCAAAAGAATAGGACAGAAGCGAGCAGAGATGTTGTGAATCGGAAGATTGCATTACATCGTTTTGGAAGACCAGAAGAAGTGGCGGATTTATGTTACCATATAGTAACGAACGGTTATTTAAACGGTGCTGTATTTGATATACATGGTGGTTATAATTACTTTTAA
- a CDS encoding thiamine pyrophosphate-binding protein yields MKMKISEYIAGFLVKQGVSDIFGYQGTMIAYLVDAICKQKKIKNHTCYHEQGAAFAAVGYAKATGKVGVAYATSGPGAMNLMSGIADAYFDSTPTVFFTGQLNLNEYTDIPTLRQQGFQQMNVISAVKSYTKFCKQIRKKEDIRYILEKAFFLAQDGRKGPVVIDIPMNIQKEIIEPDTLKGFCPAQSVLKEEDYHKAAFLILEKIRLAKRPLVLLGNGIQKNSHGHITIMKFIHKLNIPFITSLPAYHLVSYGDECEFGYLGAAYGSREANLLANQKADLIVSFGCSMCRRQTGGNPEKFAKNAEIIRVDLDEEEIKRKVHKEELSLCLDYEKLVYRLLDNIDFHISDNWFYVCKKSRQIMRDFDKQATYGEGNLYMQTISELHENAGNVFSDVGQHQIWAAQSYKTRKHQRLLFSGGHGAMGFALPAAIGGYYSSGKQSIVLCGDGAIQMNIQEFQWLYREQLPIFVYIFNNHSLGLIRQQQNDFFDGNHFGSAEEEYTTPSFVSIAHAYGIDADEIHTIEDLKKAVSSADQKKPHVFEIFINADSAAYPKTYFGEEMHNQRPYLPSDIQKVLEEL; encoded by the coding sequence GTGAAAATGAAAATTAGCGAGTATATAGCTGGTTTTTTGGTAAAACAGGGAGTAAGTGATATATTTGGATACCAAGGAACTATGATTGCATATTTAGTTGATGCAATATGTAAACAAAAGAAAATAAAAAACCATACCTGTTATCATGAACAAGGAGCTGCTTTTGCTGCTGTTGGTTATGCTAAAGCGACTGGCAAAGTTGGTGTTGCTTACGCAACTAGTGGACCTGGTGCTATGAATTTGATGTCCGGAATAGCAGATGCTTACTTTGACAGTACACCGACTGTTTTTTTTACGGGACAATTGAATTTGAATGAATATACAGATATACCTACTTTACGGCAACAGGGATTTCAACAAATGAATGTTATATCTGCTGTTAAAAGCTATACAAAATTCTGTAAACAAATAAGAAAAAAAGAGGATATTCGTTACATTTTGGAAAAAGCTTTTTTCCTGGCACAAGATGGTAGAAAGGGACCTGTAGTAATAGACATTCCTATGAACATACAAAAGGAAATTATTGAACCTGACACATTGAAAGGCTTTTGTCCCGCCCAGAGTGTATTAAAGGAGGAAGATTATCATAAGGCCGCTTTTTTGATTTTGGAGAAGATACGATTAGCAAAGCGACCATTGGTCCTACTTGGCAATGGGATACAAAAGAATAGCCATGGTCATATTACAATTATGAAGTTTATCCATAAACTGAATATCCCATTTATTACCAGCTTACCTGCATATCATTTAGTTTCTTATGGAGATGAATGTGAGTTTGGCTATCTTGGGGCAGCATATGGATCAAGAGAGGCAAATCTTTTGGCAAATCAAAAAGCAGATTTAATTGTTTCTTTTGGCTGCAGCATGTGCAGACGGCAAACTGGCGGAAATCCTGAAAAATTTGCGAAAAATGCAGAGATAATTCGTGTGGATTTGGATGAAGAGGAAATTAAACGAAAAGTACACAAAGAAGAATTATCTCTTTGTTTGGATTATGAAAAGCTTGTGTACAGGTTACTGGATAACATTGATTTTCACATATCGGATAATTGGTTTTATGTGTGTAAAAAAAGCAGACAAATAATGCGGGATTTTGATAAGCAGGCAACCTATGGAGAAGGTAATTTATATATGCAAACGATAAGTGAATTGCATGAGAATGCGGGAAATGTATTTTCAGATGTAGGACAGCACCAGATCTGGGCCGCACAATCTTACAAAACGAGGAAACATCAAAGGCTGTTATTTTCCGGTGGTCATGGTGCTATGGGCTTTGCCTTGCCTGCTGCGATAGGCGGTTATTACAGCAGCGGAAAGCAAAGTATTGTATTATGCGGAGATGGTGCAATTCAAATGAATATACAAGAATTCCAATGGTTGTATCGAGAGCAGTTGCCAATTTTTGTTTATATTTTTAATAATCATTCTTTAGGATTAATACGACAGCAACAAAATGATTTTTTTGATGGAAACCATTTTGGATCAGCAGAAGAGGAATATACAACACCATCATTTGTTTCTATTGCCCATGCATACGGGATTGATGCAGATGAAATTCATACCATTGAGGATTTAAAAAAAGCAGTTTCTTCAGCCGATCAAAAGAAGCCTCATGTATTTGAAATATTCATTAATGCTGATTCTGCAGCATATCCAAAAACTTATTTTGGGGAGGAAATGCATAATCAAAGGCCATATTTACCAAGCGATATACAAAAAGTGCTAGAAGAGCTATAA
- a CDS encoding AAA family ATPase: MKELVYNELEKRCEENEIEEHVRFTAASIADALHISRNTVSQYLNEKVKAKEVVKINSRPVYFFVRDVIEQKQKGILTVCSFDSLEQLKQELVKDAQDFEQLIGCNNSLSSVVEHCKAAVSYPGGLPILINGPTGTGKSMIASMMYEYAVNQNIIGKNKKFVAVNCSEYANNPELLTTNLFGNVKGAYTGADDDNPGLISLADGGLLFLDEVHCLKAECQEKLFFFMDKGMYHKVGDNENWYYSKCRLVFATTEDPQNVLLKTLLRRIPITITVPALKDRPLIEKRELIYTIFTKESKRLGKEILISNLAYQSLMDFEFIGNVGALKNAIKAACANSFLVHKGEAKLKVQVADLPDYIFPSLTSVQLKSTTHGVQEAMIPIERLKGSLNQASPLLHLYSQLIQQYEEYQTSTSAFPAYMEKTGILIQSYIDYVMFHNRYQKNTSEAYLLKLLDKIYSIVMNKYSISIPNNEIKIYSRILVEYSKCATDANVWISAHQKSVKALVSELQERIPRVFNIAEEIVENVRLNLDLELDDLLLAIIAIAFAGYQNEEVSSCVGVILCHGYSTASSIADTANRMLGQYVFDGIDMEINITIDKVAQLADDYLKRKGTIHELIFLVDMGSLEEIYTRIKPMSDYNIALINNVSTAMALEVGNYIRQGKRVEEILQEVKEHHQLSTHYLKSRKKKSAILSICATGFGAAKKISELLESSLPRKIDLEIIPYNYQQLVENGARDSIFNRYQVELIVGTLDPKVSGVPFMAIESVMMNDEIGVLEQLMQRYLGVGDLEAFNQNITKNFTLSNIVNHLTILNGEKIIDDVEGMEEAIRAKQERVEKVKDAFSGVEMRYSVELPAPEALYVLNYFKNPK; this comes from the coding sequence ATGAAGGAGCTTGTTTACAATGAATTAGAGAAACGCTGTGAGGAAAATGAAATAGAAGAGCATGTCCGTTTTACTGCTGCCAGTATTGCGGATGCTTTGCATATTAGCAGAAACACGGTCTCGCAGTATCTGAATGAAAAGGTAAAGGCAAAGGAAGTAGTGAAAATCAATTCCCGCCCGGTATATTTTTTTGTGCGTGATGTAATAGAGCAGAAGCAAAAAGGGATTTTAACAGTGTGCAGCTTTGATTCCCTTGAACAGCTGAAGCAGGAGCTCGTCAAGGATGCACAGGATTTTGAGCAGCTGATCGGCTGTAACAATTCCCTGTCCAGTGTCGTTGAGCATTGTAAGGCGGCAGTCTCCTATCCGGGTGGACTTCCAATCCTGATTAACGGGCCTACCGGAACCGGGAAAAGCATGATTGCCTCCATGATGTATGAATATGCTGTCAATCAGAATATTATCGGAAAAAATAAAAAATTCGTTGCCGTTAACTGTTCTGAGTATGCGAATAACCCGGAGCTTTTGACAACAAATCTGTTTGGTAATGTCAAGGGTGCCTACACCGGGGCAGACGATGATAATCCCGGTTTGATTTCCTTGGCTGATGGCGGTCTGCTGTTTCTTGATGAGGTGCATTGTCTGAAGGCGGAATGTCAGGAAAAGCTGTTTTTCTTTATGGACAAGGGGATGTATCACAAGGTTGGGGATAATGAAAACTGGTATTATTCCAAATGCCGGCTGGTGTTCGCAACAACGGAGGATCCACAGAATGTCCTGTTGAAAACACTGCTGCGAAGAATACCGATCACCATTACTGTACCTGCGTTAAAGGATCGTCCATTGATTGAAAAGCGGGAGTTGATTTATACCATCTTCACGAAGGAAAGTAAGCGTCTCGGTAAGGAAATTCTCATCAGCAACCTAGCCTATCAGAGTCTTATGGATTTTGAATTCATCGGAAATGTGGGAGCGTTGAAAAATGCAATCAAGGCAGCCTGTGCAAATTCCTTTCTTGTACATAAGGGGGAGGCAAAGCTGAAGGTTCAGGTGGCTGACCTGCCGGATTACATCTTTCCTTCTTTGACCTCCGTGCAGTTAAAATCCACAACGCACGGGGTGCAGGAGGCTATGATACCGATTGAACGCTTAAAGGGCTCCTTAAATCAGGCATCCCCGCTTTTGCATTTGTATAGTCAGTTGATACAGCAGTATGAAGAATACCAGACCTCAACAAGCGCCTTTCCTGCATATATGGAAAAAACGGGTATCCTCATTCAAAGCTATATTGACTATGTGATGTTTCATAATCGGTATCAGAAAAATACGAGTGAAGCATATCTGTTGAAGCTGCTGGACAAGATCTATTCTATTGTGATGAATAAATATTCAATCTCAATTCCAAATAATGAAATAAAAATCTATTCCAGAATTCTGGTGGAATATTCAAAATGCGCCACCGATGCGAATGTCTGGATCAGTGCCCATCAGAAAAGTGTTAAGGCTTTGGTGTCAGAGCTTCAGGAGAGAATTCCAAGAGTGTTTAACATAGCTGAGGAAATTGTGGAAAACGTACGGTTAAATCTGGATTTGGAGCTGGATGATCTCTTGCTGGCGATCATTGCCATAGCCTTTGCGGGCTATCAGAATGAGGAGGTTAGCTCCTGTGTCGGTGTGATTCTGTGCCACGGCTATTCCACTGCCAGCAGTATTGCAGATACGGCAAACCGTATGCTGGGGCAGTATGTGTTCGATGGTATTGATATGGAGATCAATATCACGATTGATAAGGTGGCACAGCTTGCGGATGATTATCTGAAACGCAAGGGGACGATTCATGAACTGATATTCCTTGTAGATATGGGAAGCCTGGAGGAAATCTATACGAGAATCAAGCCAATGTCTGATTACAATATCGCTTTGATTAACAATGTATCAACGGCTATGGCATTGGAGGTTGGTAATTATATCCGACAGGGAAAGCGTGTGGAAGAGATTTTACAGGAGGTGAAGGAGCATCATCAGCTTTCGACACATTATTTGAAAAGCAGAAAGAAAAAGTCTGCGATTCTTTCCATATGTGCTACCGGGTTTGGTGCCGCAAAGAAAATCAGTGAGCTGCTGGAGAGCTCCTTACCGCGAAAAATCGATCTGGAAATCATTCCATATAATTATCAGCAGCTTGTGGAAAACGGAGCACGGGATTCCATTTTCAATCGTTATCAGGTAGAACTGATTGTAGGGACGCTGGATCCCAAGGTCAGCGGTGTACCCTTTATGGCGATTGAAAGTGTTATGATGAATGATGAAATCGGTGTTCTGGAACAGCTGATGCAGCGCTATCTTGGAGTTGGAGATCTTGAGGCATTTAACCAGAATATCACGAAAAATTTCACTCTGTCGAATATCGTCAATCATTTGACTATCTTGAATGGTGAGAAAATCATTGATGATGTGGAGGGAATGGAAGAAGCAATCAGGGCAAAGCAGGAGCGAGTGGAAAAAGTAAAGGATGCATTTAGTGGCGTGGAAATGAGATATAGTGTCGAACTTCCAGCGCCTGAGGCGTTGTATGTACTGAATTACTTTAAAAACCCCAAATAA
- a CDS encoding PTS N-acetylgalactosamine transporter subunit IIB, translating to MRAKIELTRIDNRLVHGQVGMTWGSTLNIDTIVVVDDLTAASGFAQKLMQSVATAASRQIRFYTVADFIRVFNENTSHQKLFVVVQSPHEARLLVEAGIELKRVNVGNMHYEKGRVAFNRKVYLTRQDIDDMNYMLAQGTEVFYQDVPGTAVEKIGELDYETMKRRR from the coding sequence ATGAGAGCGAAAATAGAATTGACAAGGATTGATAACCGGCTTGTACACGGGCAGGTAGGGATGACCTGGGGAAGTACACTGAATATAGATACCATCGTCGTCGTGGATGACCTCACAGCTGCAAGCGGATTTGCACAGAAGCTGATGCAGAGCGTTGCTACAGCCGCAAGTCGTCAAATCCGGTTTTACACAGTTGCTGATTTTATACGTGTATTCAATGAAAACACGAGTCATCAGAAGCTGTTTGTCGTGGTGCAGTCTCCTCATGAGGCACGTTTGCTTGTGGAAGCAGGGATTGAATTAAAACGGGTGAATGTAGGAAATATGCATTATGAAAAAGGCAGGGTGGCATTTAACCGTAAGGTGTATCTTACACGCCAGGATATTGATGATATGAATTATATGCTTGCACAAGGGACAGAGGTGTTTTATCAGGATGTTCCGGGCACCGCTGTGGAAAAAATAGGGGAACTGGATTATGAGACAATGAAGCGGAGAAGATAA